Proteins found in one Nitratiruptor sp. SB155-2 genomic segment:
- the dnaA gene encoding chromosomal replication initiator protein DnaA, with product MLGDKVLKMLKEEIPKIEYERYIKQLSFDEDASKADIAVYKAPNLFVANWVKTKYKAKIAQLFELQTGIETSVEILTSDKKTATKKEKTLDTKEHIPSTTSTKINPTYTFENFVVGSSNQFAYTAALSVAEKPGKAYNPLFIYGGVGLGKTHLLHAIGNFNIKKEKVVIYATIEQFMNDFTYHLRNKTIERFREKYRQCDILLIDDVQFLSGKERTQEEFFHTFNELHNDKKQIVLTSDQHPKKIAGLEDRLKSRFEWGLIADIQPPELETKIAIIKKKCELDGINLDDEIVNYIASHMDSNIREIEGVIIKLNAYSSLVNQKITLDLAKNVLGELKKEQQKNITLKDIVDAVASDLNIKPSEIKSKSRSRQIVNARRIVIYLARTLTPNSMPALAQFFGMKDHTSVSHAMKKVKEMIEKDANFKLKIDELAHKIRSTNSEKM from the coding sequence ATGCTCGGCGACAAAGTTCTGAAAATGCTCAAAGAGGAGATACCAAAAATAGAATATGAAAGATATATCAAACAGTTAAGCTTCGATGAGGATGCTTCCAAAGCGGACATTGCAGTCTACAAAGCACCCAATCTTTTTGTCGCCAACTGGGTAAAAACAAAATATAAAGCAAAGATCGCACAACTTTTCGAGTTGCAAACAGGGATTGAAACCAGTGTTGAGATTCTCACATCCGATAAAAAAACAGCAACAAAAAAGGAAAAGACACTAGATACTAAAGAGCATATACCCTCTACCACGAGTACAAAAATCAATCCTACCTACACTTTTGAAAACTTTGTCGTAGGAAGCTCAAACCAGTTTGCCTACACAGCAGCACTGAGTGTGGCAGAAAAACCTGGAAAAGCCTATAATCCGCTTTTTATTTATGGAGGTGTCGGACTTGGCAAAACACACCTTTTGCACGCTATTGGAAATTTCAATATAAAAAAAGAGAAAGTCGTCATCTATGCGACTATTGAGCAATTCATGAATGATTTTACCTACCATCTTCGCAACAAAACGATCGAACGTTTCCGCGAAAAATATCGGCAATGCGATATTTTGCTTATTGACGATGTTCAGTTTTTAAGTGGAAAAGAGCGAACACAAGAGGAGTTTTTTCACACTTTCAATGAATTGCATAACGATAAAAAACAGATCGTGTTAACGAGTGATCAGCACCCCAAAAAAATCGCAGGTCTTGAAGATAGACTCAAAAGCCGATTTGAATGGGGTCTTATTGCCGATATTCAACCTCCAGAACTGGAAACAAAAATTGCTATCATTAAGAAAAAGTGCGAACTTGACGGCATCAATCTTGATGACGAGATAGTAAACTATATCGCCTCACACATGGATAGCAATATCCGAGAAATCGAAGGGGTTATCATCAAACTCAACGCCTATTCATCATTGGTGAACCAAAAAATAACTTTGGACCTGGCAAAAAACGTTTTAGGAGAACTCAAAAAAGAGCAGCAAAAAAACATTACTCTCAAAGACATCGTAGATGCAGTAGCAAGTGATCTCAATATCAAACCGAGCGAAATCAAAAGTAAATCCAGAAGCCGTCAAATCGTCAACGCCAGACGCATCGTCATTTATCTTGCACGGACTCTCACACCAAACTCCATGCCTGCCCTAGCCCAATTTTTTGGTATGAAAGACCACACATCCGTAAGCCATGCCATGAAAAAAGTCAAAGAGATGATCGAAAAAGATGCCAATTTCAAACTAAAAATCGATGAACTCGCCCATAAAATTAGAAGCACCAACAGTGAAAAGATGTGA
- the dnaN gene encoding DNA polymerase III subunit beta, which translates to MKIEIRKSLFEQVLTQIQPFLEKKDISQITSHVYIEANEKLILKATDYETGLKTSLEDFNCIKPGLATANGKKLLDIIRILKEDLITLETKENTLHISQGHSRFKLPMFDAESFPKFPDIDNLPKIDIKGGEFIASLKKIAPAIDTNNPKFELNGALIDIKEDKINFVATDTRRLALVTLEQSMEKAFNLIIPKKAINEIQKLFLDDISMFYDETYLIIKNENYLFFTKLINGKFPDYERIIPKTLNYEMTLPKESMIEAIKQITIISNELKLTFLKDRIIFRSLSEENIEAQTEIEVSTPFEEKFVMAVNSKYILDFLAHIDTDQFVMGINDSDLPFELKENNFITIVMPIVI; encoded by the coding sequence ATGAAAATCGAGATCCGTAAATCCCTCTTTGAACAAGTTCTCACCCAAATACAACCTTTTTTGGAAAAGAAAGATATCAGTCAGATTACTTCACACGTCTACATTGAAGCTAACGAAAAACTGATTCTAAAAGCCACTGACTACGAAACAGGACTCAAAACATCACTGGAAGACTTCAACTGTATTAAACCGGGACTTGCCACTGCAAACGGTAAAAAACTGCTTGATATCATACGAATACTCAAAGAGGATCTCATCACCTTAGAAACAAAAGAAAATACTCTCCATATTTCGCAAGGGCACTCACGATTTAAGTTACCGATGTTTGATGCCGAATCTTTCCCAAAATTCCCAGATATCGATAACCTACCAAAAATCGACATCAAAGGCGGAGAATTCATAGCTTCGCTCAAAAAGATTGCCCCAGCAATAGATACAAACAATCCAAAATTCGAACTTAACGGGGCTCTTATAGATATCAAAGAAGATAAAATCAATTTCGTTGCCACCGATACAAGAAGACTCGCTTTAGTAACACTCGAACAATCCATGGAAAAAGCCTTCAATCTCATCATTCCAAAAAAGGCAATCAATGAGATTCAAAAGCTTTTTTTAGATGATATCAGTATGTTTTATGATGAAACCTATCTTATCATCAAAAACGAAAATTACCTTTTCTTTACAAAACTGATCAATGGAAAATTTCCAGACTACGAACGCATTATCCCAAAAACGCTCAACTATGAAATGACCCTGCCAAAAGAGAGTATGATAGAAGCGATCAAACAGATAACTATCATTTCCAATGAGTTAAAACTCACATTTTTGAAAGATCGTATCATCTTTAGAAGTTTAAGCGAAGAAAATATCGAAGCACAGACGGAAATCGAAGTGTCAACACCGTTTGAAGAAAAGTTTGTTATGGCAGTCAATAGCAAATATATACTCGACTTTCTCGCTCATATAGATACTGATCAATTCGTTATGGGTATCAACGACAGCGATCTTCCATTTGAACTCAAAGAGAACAACTTCATCACCATCGTTATGCCAATCGTAATTTAA